One genomic region from Pseudoduganella dura encodes:
- a CDS encoding long-chain fatty acid--CoA ligase, with protein MDKIWLKSYPSGVPAEIDPNQYRSLVHLLEESFQKYADRKAFVCMDKFITYGELDTHSKRLGAWLQSRGMKPGARVALMMPNVLQYPIALAAVLRAGYTVVNVNPLYTPRELEHQLADSGAEAIVILENFATTLEQVLGRTAVKHVIVASMGEMLGVAKGLVVDFVVRNVKKLVPAYSLPNAVRFKEALSHASGMKLTPVEVDHGDVAFLQYTGGTTGVSKGATLTHGNVIANLLQVEAWSQPGLQKEPRVDELSIVCALPLYHIFALTACAMWGMRMGALNILIPNPRDIGGFIKELAKYKFNMLPAVNTLYNALVNHPDFQHLDFSGLKIANGGGMAVQQAVNDKWLKATGVAIIEGYGLSETAPVATCNRSDSTAFSGTIGLPIPSTEVAILDDAGNEVPLGQPGEIAIRGPQVMAGYWNRPEETAKVMTPDGYFKSGDVGVMDERGYVKIVDRKKDMILVSGFNVYPNELEAVVSAHPGVLEVACIGVPDEHSGEAVKLYVVRKDPELTAETLMAYCKDNLTGYKKPKYIEFRDELPKTNVGKILRRVLRDEATAGAKEAA; from the coding sequence ATGGACAAGATCTGGTTGAAGTCGTACCCATCCGGCGTTCCTGCCGAGATCGATCCGAATCAGTACCGCAGCCTGGTACACCTGCTGGAGGAATCGTTCCAGAAATACGCGGACCGCAAGGCGTTCGTGTGCATGGACAAGTTCATTACCTACGGTGAACTCGACACGCATTCGAAACGCCTCGGCGCCTGGCTGCAAAGCCGCGGCATGAAGCCGGGTGCCCGCGTGGCGCTGATGATGCCCAACGTGCTGCAGTATCCGATCGCGCTGGCCGCGGTGCTGCGTGCCGGCTACACGGTCGTCAACGTCAACCCGCTGTATACGCCGCGCGAGCTGGAGCACCAGCTGGCCGACTCCGGCGCGGAAGCGATCGTCATCCTGGAAAACTTCGCCACCACGCTCGAGCAGGTGCTGGGCCGCACGGCCGTCAAGCACGTCATCGTGGCCTCGATGGGCGAGATGCTGGGCGTGGCGAAGGGCCTGGTGGTCGACTTCGTGGTGCGCAACGTGAAGAAGCTGGTACCGGCGTATTCGCTGCCGAACGCGGTGCGCTTCAAGGAGGCGCTGTCGCATGCCTCGGGCATGAAGCTCACGCCCGTGGAAGTCGATCACGGCGACGTCGCCTTCCTGCAGTACACCGGCGGCACCACCGGCGTCTCGAAGGGCGCCACGCTCACGCACGGGAACGTGATCGCCAACCTGCTGCAGGTGGAAGCCTGGTCGCAACCCGGCCTGCAGAAGGAACCGCGGGTCGACGAGCTGTCGATCGTCTGCGCGCTGCCGCTGTATCACATCTTCGCGCTGACGGCGTGCGCGATGTGGGGCATGCGCATGGGCGCGCTGAATATCCTGATCCCCAACCCGCGCGACATCGGCGGCTTCATCAAGGAGCTGGCCAAGTACAAGTTCAATATGCTGCCCGCGGTGAACACGCTGTACAACGCGCTGGTGAACCACCCCGATTTCCAGCATCTCGATTTCTCCGGCCTGAAGATCGCCAACGGCGGCGGCATGGCCGTGCAGCAGGCCGTCAACGACAAGTGGCTGAAGGCGACGGGCGTGGCGATCATCGAAGGTTATGGCCTGTCCGAAACGGCTCCCGTGGCCACCTGCAACCGCTCCGACAGCACCGCGTTTTCCGGCACGATCGGCTTGCCGATCCCGTCGACGGAAGTTGCGATCCTGGATGACGCGGGCAACGAGGTGCCGCTGGGCCAGCCGGGCGAGATCGCGATCCGCGGCCCGCAGGTGATGGCCGGCTACTGGAACCGGCCGGAAGAAACGGCCAAGGTGATGACGCCGGACGGGTACTTCAAATCCGGCGACGTGGGCGTGATGGACGAACGAGGTTATGTGAAGATCGTCGACCGCAAGAAGGACATGATCCTGGTTTCCGGCTTCAACGTCTACCCGAACGAGCTCGAAGCGGTGGTGTCCGCCCATCCCGGCGTGCTCGAGGTGGCCTGCATCGGCGTGCCGGACGAACACTCCGGCGAAGCGGTGAAGCTGTACGTCGTGCGCAAGGATCCCGAGCTGACCGCCGAAACCCTGATGGCGTATTGCAAGGACAACCTGACCGGCTACAAGAAGCCGAAATACATCGAGTTCCGTGACGAACTCCCGAAAACGAATGTCGGCAAGATCCTGCGGCGCGTGCTGCGCGACGAAGCAACCGCCGGCGCCAAGGAAGCTGCATGA
- a CDS encoding ABCB family ABC transporter ATP-binding protein/permease produces the protein MRRSAYSSELPPPARPGRSDLATLKTLLPYLWVYKWRVLLALLALVGAKLANVGVPVVLKHLVDAMTLKPGDPRALLILPVGLLLAYGALRLSTTLFTELREFLFARVTQRAVRTIALQVFRHLHALSLRFHLNRQTGGMTRDIERGTRGVGSLISYTLFNILPTLVEITLVLGYLVMHYDVWFSVITFSALVLYIAFTVIVTNWRTHFRRTMNDLDSKANTKAIDSLLNYETVKYFGNEEYEAKRYDEGLKHYESAAVRSQTSLSLLNTGQSAIIATAVTLILWRATVGVVDGTMTLGDLVLVNAFMIQLYIPLNFLGVIYREIKQSLADMERLFSLLDENREVADAPDAKPLVARGAQVRFSHVEFSYEAKRQILFDVDFTIPAGTTTAVVGHSGSGKSTLSRLLFRFYEVNGGAITIDGQDLRAVTQDSLRHAIGIVPQDTVLFNDTIEYNIAYGKPGATHDEIVAAARAASIHDFIDSLPDGYRTMVGERGLKLSGGEKQRVAIARTLLKDPAILIFDEATSALDSKAEQAIQAQLKDIARNRTTMVIAHRLSTVADAHQILVLDHGRIVERGNHPALLAAGGLYAQMWARQQARADAPDEAAA, from the coding sequence ATGCGTCGCTCCGCCTATTCCTCCGAACTTCCGCCGCCAGCCCGCCCCGGCCGCAGCGATCTTGCCACCCTGAAAACACTGCTGCCTTACCTGTGGGTCTACAAGTGGCGCGTGCTGCTGGCCTTGCTGGCGCTGGTGGGCGCCAAGCTGGCCAATGTGGGCGTGCCGGTCGTACTGAAGCACCTAGTGGACGCGATGACGCTGAAACCCGGCGACCCGCGCGCGCTGCTGATCCTGCCGGTCGGGCTGCTGCTCGCCTATGGCGCGTTGCGGCTGTCCACCACCCTGTTCACCGAGTTGCGCGAATTCCTGTTTGCCCGCGTCACGCAGCGCGCCGTGCGCACCATCGCGCTGCAGGTGTTCCGGCACCTGCACGCGCTGTCGCTGCGCTTTCACCTGAACCGGCAAACCGGCGGCATGACGCGCGACATCGAACGCGGCACGCGCGGCGTCGGTTCGCTGATCTCGTACACGCTGTTCAATATCCTGCCCACGCTGGTCGAGATCACGCTGGTGCTGGGCTACCTGGTCATGCACTACGACGTCTGGTTCTCCGTGATCACGTTCAGCGCGCTGGTGCTGTATATCGCATTTACCGTGATCGTCACCAACTGGCGCACGCATTTCCGGCGCACGATGAACGACCTCGATTCGAAAGCCAACACGAAGGCGATCGACTCGCTGCTGAACTATGAAACCGTCAAGTATTTCGGCAACGAGGAATACGAGGCGAAGCGCTACGACGAAGGCCTGAAGCATTATGAATCGGCCGCGGTGCGCTCGCAAACGTCGCTGTCGCTGCTCAATACCGGCCAGTCGGCCATCATCGCCACCGCCGTCACGCTGATCCTGTGGCGCGCCACGGTCGGCGTGGTGGACGGCACGATGACGCTGGGCGACCTGGTGCTGGTGAACGCGTTCATGATCCAGCTGTATATCCCGCTGAACTTCCTGGGCGTGATCTACCGCGAGATCAAGCAAAGCCTGGCGGACATGGAGCGCCTGTTCTCGCTGCTCGATGAAAACCGCGAAGTGGCCGACGCGCCGGATGCGAAGCCGCTGGTCGCGCGCGGTGCGCAGGTCAGGTTCTCGCACGTGGAGTTCAGCTACGAGGCCAAGCGGCAGATCCTGTTCGACGTCGATTTCACGATCCCCGCCGGCACCACCACGGCGGTCGTCGGCCACAGCGGTTCCGGCAAGTCCACGCTGTCGCGGCTGCTGTTCCGCTTCTATGAAGTGAACGGCGGCGCGATCACGATCGACGGCCAGGACCTGCGGGCGGTCACCCAGGATTCGCTGCGCCACGCGATCGGCATCGTGCCGCAGGATACGGTGCTGTTCAACGACACGATCGAATACAACATCGCCTACGGCAAGCCGGGTGCCACGCACGACGAGATCGTGGCCGCCGCCCGGGCGGCATCGATCCACGACTTCATCGACAGCCTGCCGGACGGCTACCGCACGATGGTGGGCGAACGGGGGCTGAAACTCTCCGGCGGCGAGAAACAGCGCGTGGCCATCGCGCGCACGCTGCTGAAAGACCCGGCGATCCTGATCTTCGACGAAGCCACGTCCGCGCTCGATTCGAAAGCCGAACAGGCGATCCAGGCGCAGCTGAAGGATATCGCACGGAACCGCACGACGATGGTGATCGCCCACCGCCTTTCCACGGTGGCCGATGCGCACCAGATCCTGGTGCTCGATCACGGCCGGATCGTCGAGCGCGGCAATCATCCCGCGCTGCTGGCCGCTGGCGGCCTGTATGCACAGATGTGGGCGCGCCAGCAGGCCCGGGCGGATGCGCCCGATGAAGCGGCGGCATGA
- a CDS encoding acyl-CoA thioesterase, giving the protein MTTPDLTPASAAPAPAANRLPPGKMPELRVMPAPADANVYGDVFGGWIMAQVDIAGSLPATRRANGRVATIAVNSFVFKNPVFVGDLLSFYADIVRVGTTSITVNVEVYAERNRLQADIVKVTEATLTYVATGSDRKPRPVPPIESLMHK; this is encoded by the coding sequence ATGACCACGCCCGACCTTACACCCGCTTCCGCCGCTCCCGCACCCGCCGCCAATCGCTTGCCTCCCGGAAAAATGCCGGAATTACGGGTAATGCCTGCTCCGGCCGATGCCAACGTGTATGGCGACGTGTTCGGCGGCTGGATCATGGCCCAGGTCGACATCGCCGGGTCGCTGCCGGCCACCCGGCGCGCCAACGGCCGCGTGGCCACGATCGCAGTCAATTCCTTTGTCTTCAAGAACCCCGTGTTCGTCGGCGACCTGCTGTCGTTCTATGCCGATATCGTCCGGGTTGGCACCACGTCGATCACCGTCAACGTCGAGGTGTATGCGGAACGCAACCGCCTGCAGGCCGATATCGTCAAGGTGACGGAAGCCACGCTGACCTACGTGGCCACCGGGTCGGATCGCAAGCCGCGCCCGGTGCCGCCGATCGAATCGCTGATGCATAAATAA
- a CDS encoding dicarboxylate/amino acid:cation symporter: MEKKNRLTTWILVALALGIVVGYILNTTMTSTAPYSEAMTLITTMFLRLIKMIIAPLVFSTLVVGIARMGDAGEVGRVGVKTLAWFFIASVMSLALGLVLVNLFRPGDALAGTLANTAGPAVNLATSSLTLKDFVTHLIPSSIVDGMAKNEILQIVVFSLFFGLGAAAVGKKAEPMIDAIDGVAHVMLKVTGYVMQFAPLAVFAAVSGIIAKEGLIVLKTYGVFMAEFYFGIAVLWGLLIAAGFVFLGKRIFDLLVEVRGPTILAFSTASSEAAFPKTLEGLERFGVRNRIAAFVLPIGYSFNLDGSMMYCTFAAVFIAQAYGIELSLGTQMTMMAVLMLTSKGMAGVPRASLVVIAATLSQFNIPEAGLVLLLSIDHFLDMARSATNVIGNSIATAVVAKWEGELTHPADKDQDPALQPLT, translated from the coding sequence ATGGAGAAAAAGAACCGCCTGACTACCTGGATCCTGGTGGCACTGGCACTGGGGATCGTGGTCGGCTACATCCTGAATACGACGATGACATCGACGGCGCCGTATTCCGAGGCGATGACGCTGATTACGACGATGTTCCTGCGCCTGATCAAGATGATCATCGCGCCGCTGGTGTTCTCCACGCTCGTGGTGGGTATCGCGCGCATGGGCGATGCGGGCGAAGTCGGGCGCGTGGGCGTCAAGACGCTGGCCTGGTTTTTCATCGCCTCGGTGATGTCGCTGGCGCTGGGCCTCGTGCTGGTCAACCTGTTCCGCCCCGGCGACGCGCTGGCCGGCACGCTGGCCAACACCGCCGGTCCCGCGGTCAATCTCGCCACCAGCAGCCTGACGCTGAAGGACTTCGTCACCCACCTGATCCCATCCTCGATCGTGGACGGCATGGCAAAGAACGAGATCCTGCAGATCGTGGTGTTCTCGCTGTTCTTCGGCCTGGGCGCCGCCGCCGTGGGCAAGAAGGCCGAACCCATGATCGATGCGATCGACGGCGTTGCCCACGTGATGCTGAAGGTGACGGGCTACGTGATGCAGTTCGCGCCGCTGGCCGTGTTCGCCGCCGTTTCCGGCATCATCGCCAAGGAAGGCCTGATCGTGCTGAAGACCTACGGCGTATTCATGGCCGAGTTCTACTTCGGCATCGCCGTGCTGTGGGGCCTGCTGATCGCCGCCGGCTTCGTATTCCTCGGCAAGCGCATCTTCGATCTGCTGGTGGAAGTGCGCGGCCCGACGATCCTGGCATTCTCGACCGCCTCTTCCGAAGCGGCGTTCCCGAAAACGCTGGAAGGCCTGGAACGCTTCGGCGTGCGCAACCGCATCGCCGCCTTCGTGCTGCCGATCGGGTATTCGTTCAACCTCGATGGCTCGATGATGTATTGCACGTTCGCCGCGGTGTTCATCGCCCAGGCCTACGGCATCGAACTGTCGCTCGGCACGCAGATGACGATGATGGCCGTGCTGATGCTGACCTCGAAAGGCATGGCCGGCGTGCCGCGCGCTTCGCTGGTGGTGATCGCCGCGACGCTGTCGCAGTTCAACATTCCGGAAGCGGGCCTGGTACTGCTGCTGTCCATCGATCACTTCCTGGACATGGCGCGTTCCGCCACGAACGTGATCGGCAACAGCATCGCCACTGCCGTGGTGGCCAAGTGGGAAGGCGAACTGACGCACCCGGCCGACAAGGACCAGGACCCGGCGCTGCAGCCGCTGACCTGA
- a CDS encoding alkaline phosphatase D family protein, translating into MEHGRRLLLLTGARLAALGPALTCAAAPRNAPYPFTLGVASGSPLPDSVVLWTRILFDPLDARSTPPVAFAVRWEVAEDEGFRRIAASGTATANPALAHSVHVDVKGLRPDRWYWYRFMLGDAASPVARTRTAPAPGTLPRSLKLAVASCQHWEFGHYAAQRHLARAAPDLVAFLGDYIYEWGQYRLEHPTRAVRRDESFTLDEYRARYAQYKSDRDLQAAHHAAPWIMTWDDHEVANDYGALRDELLTPGFAARRAAAYQAYCEHQPLRFAASGFAGVRMYQRYDWGSLARFHVLDNRQYRSPQACARPNRGGSNSVYRNACAMLADGRRTMLGAAQETWLQEGLKSSRARWNVLAQQTLMAQSSQVEIHRVGDGRFWTDGWDGYPAARQRLLDTVRTSGAANPLVLSGDVHTFYAAELRRDPTRPRAAGNPVVATEFCGTSITSSSRPQERTAQYVAMNSHIKYGRSDRRGYMLFDISPERTAVLFQGLDDVRDKASGIQTLARFAVEDGKAGLANA; encoded by the coding sequence ATGGAGCACGGCCGCCGGCTGTTGCTGCTGACGGGTGCGCGCCTGGCCGCGCTCGGCCCTGCGCTCACGTGTGCGGCGGCGCCGCGCAACGCGCCGTATCCGTTTACGCTGGGCGTCGCCTCGGGCTCGCCGCTGCCCGACAGCGTGGTGCTGTGGACGCGCATCCTGTTCGATCCGCTCGATGCGCGCTCCACGCCGCCGGTCGCCTTCGCGGTACGCTGGGAGGTGGCGGAAGACGAGGGTTTCCGGCGCATTGCCGCCAGCGGCACCGCCACCGCCAATCCCGCCCTCGCGCACAGCGTGCACGTGGACGTGAAAGGCTTGCGGCCCGACCGCTGGTACTGGTACCGGTTCATGCTGGGCGATGCCGCCAGCCCCGTTGCGCGCACCCGCACCGCGCCGGCGCCCGGCACCCTGCCCCGCTCGCTGAAGCTGGCCGTGGCCTCGTGCCAGCACTGGGAGTTCGGCCACTATGCGGCGCAGCGCCACCTTGCACGGGCGGCGCCGGACCTGGTCGCCTTCCTCGGCGACTACATCTACGAATGGGGCCAGTATCGGCTGGAGCATCCGACGCGCGCCGTGCGCCGCGACGAGAGCTTCACGCTGGACGAGTACCGCGCCCGCTATGCGCAGTACAAGAGCGACCGCGACCTGCAGGCCGCGCATCACGCGGCGCCGTGGATCATGACGTGGGACGACCACGAAGTGGCGAACGACTACGGCGCGCTGCGCGACGAACTGCTCACGCCCGGCTTCGCGGCTCGCCGCGCGGCCGCCTACCAGGCCTATTGCGAGCACCAGCCGTTGCGCTTCGCGGCCAGCGGCTTTGCCGGCGTGCGCATGTACCAGCGCTACGACTGGGGATCGCTGGCGCGCTTCCACGTGCTGGACAACCGCCAGTACCGCTCTCCGCAGGCCTGCGCGCGGCCGAACCGGGGCGGCTCGAACTCCGTCTATCGCAATGCCTGCGCCATGCTGGCGGACGGCAGGCGCACGATGCTGGGTGCCGCGCAGGAGACCTGGCTGCAGGAGGGACTGAAAAGCTCCAGGGCGCGCTGGAACGTGCTGGCGCAGCAGACGCTGATGGCGCAGTCGTCGCAGGTGGAGATCCACCGCGTCGGCGACGGCCGGTTCTGGACGGACGGCTGGGACGGCTATCCGGCCGCGCGCCAGCGGCTGCTGGACACGGTGCGCACCAGCGGCGCCGCCAATCCGCTGGTCCTGTCCGGCGACGTGCACACGTTCTATGCGGCCGAACTGCGCCGCGATCCGACCCGCCCGCGCGCTGCCGGCAACCCGGTCGTGGCGACGGAATTCTGCGGCACGTCGATCACGTCCAGTTCACGGCCGCAGGAGCGCACCGCGCAGTACGTGGCGATGAATTCGCACATCAAATACGGGAGAAGCGACCGGCGCGGCTACATGCTGTTCGACATCTCGCCGGAGCGCACTGCCGTGCTGTTCCAGGGGCTCGATGACGTGCGGGACAAGGCCAGCGGCATTCAGACACTGGCCCGGTTCGCGGTGGAGGATGGCAAGGCGGGGCTGGCCAACGCGTAA
- a CDS encoding aminopeptidase, with protein sequence MRKIARLKIRARYLVAGLSCAALLAGCAQVKYYFQAAQGQYSLWSDSRAIDDWLGDPNTEPKLRARLEKAVTIRKFAVRELGLPDNASYKQYAALNRPFVLWNVVATPELSLRPIQWCFPIAGCVAYRGYYSKEDAMAYAEELRAEGDDVQVGGVPAYSTLGWFSDPLLSTFINYSDAELARMVFHELAHQVVYIPGDSRFNEAFASAVEEAGVDRWLELYGNDAMREAYARYSMRRKEFLALLVRHRQMLSELYAGKASVKKKREEKARIFASLHREYAVLKANWGGYAGYDRFFAEQLTNAHLAAVATYNDLLPGFKALLAQEKTFPRFYAAVQRMSNLPSVERTERLAELARSAAPATMTVVAEKQAETAGGH encoded by the coding sequence ATGCGCAAGATTGCCCGCCTAAAAATACGTGCCCGGTACCTCGTGGCCGGGCTTTCATGCGCCGCCCTGCTTGCCGGTTGCGCGCAGGTCAAGTACTACTTCCAGGCGGCGCAGGGGCAGTATTCGCTGTGGTCCGATTCGCGCGCGATCGACGACTGGCTGGGCGATCCGAACACCGAACCGAAACTGCGCGCCCGCCTGGAGAAGGCGGTCACGATCCGCAAGTTCGCTGTGCGCGAACTGGGCCTGCCTGATAACGCCAGCTACAAGCAATACGCGGCGCTGAACCGCCCGTTCGTGCTGTGGAACGTGGTGGCCACGCCGGAACTGTCGCTGCGGCCCATCCAGTGGTGCTTCCCGATCGCCGGCTGCGTGGCCTACCGCGGCTACTACAGCAAGGAAGACGCGATGGCCTATGCGGAGGAATTGCGCGCCGAGGGCGACGACGTGCAGGTCGGCGGCGTGCCCGCGTATTCCACGCTCGGCTGGTTCAGCGATCCGCTGCTGTCCACTTTCATCAATTACTCCGATGCGGAACTGGCACGCATGGTGTTCCACGAACTGGCCCATCAGGTCGTGTACATCCCCGGCGATTCTCGCTTCAACGAAGCATTCGCCTCGGCTGTCGAGGAAGCCGGTGTCGACCGCTGGCTCGAGCTGTACGGCAACGATGCGATGCGCGAAGCGTATGCCCGCTACAGCATGCGCCGCAAGGAATTCCTCGCGCTGCTGGTCCGGCATCGCCAGATGCTCTCCGAGCTGTATGCCGGCAAGGCCAGCGTGAAAAAGAAGCGCGAGGAAAAGGCGCGCATCTTCGCATCGCTGCACCGGGAATACGCGGTGCTGAAGGCGAACTGGGGCGGTTATGCCGGCTACGACCGCTTCTTCGCCGAGCAGCTGACCAATGCACACCTGGCGGCTGTCGCCACCTATAATGATCTCCTGCCCGGCTTCAAGGCATTGCTTGCCCAGGAAAAAACGTTCCCGCGCTTTTATGCTGCGGTGCAACGCATGAGCAACCTGCCCTCCGTCGAGCGAACCGAGCGGCTGGCCGAGCTTGCCCGTTCCGCGGCGCCCGCTACCATGACTGTCGTGGCGGAGAAGCAGGCCGAAACCGCCGGCGGGCACTGA
- a CDS encoding long-chain-fatty-acid--CoA ligase: MEKIWLKSYPEGVPAEIDVSQYTSVTHLLEDSFRKYADEKAYVCMDKFLTYAQVDQMSRKFGAWLQGKGLQKGARVAIMLPNVLQYPVAMAGILRAGYTVVNVNPLYTPRELEHQLKDSGAEAIIVLENFANTVQQVLQDSPVQHVIVATMGDLLGGVKGAIVNLVVRHVKKMVPAFTLPRAVSFKQVLAEGGRMTLHPAKIGHDDIAFLQYTGGTTGVSKGAVLLHRNVVANVLQNEAWLHMAPQQEQVVFVCALPLYHIYSLTISAFMGMRLGGLNVLVPNPRDIPGFVKELAKYRVTVFPAVNTLYNALLNNPDFSRLDFSSYKVCNGGGMAVQQAVADKWLKLTGTPIIEGYGLSETSPVATANRVDIKEFTGTIGLPIPSTDVAILDDDGNPVPLGTAGEIAIRGPQVMAGYWQRPDETAKSMTVDGFFKTGDVGIMDERGYTKIVDRKKDMIIVSGFNVYPNEVEGVVAAHPGVLECACIGVPDKNSGEAVKLFVVRKDPNLTAETLMEFCKHELTAYKKPKYIEFRDDLPKTNVGKILRRQLRDEKRAA; this comes from the coding sequence ATGGAAAAAATCTGGTTGAAATCCTATCCCGAAGGCGTACCCGCCGAGATCGACGTCTCGCAGTACACCTCGGTGACGCATCTGCTGGAGGATTCGTTCCGCAAGTATGCCGATGAAAAGGCGTATGTCTGCATGGACAAGTTCCTCACCTATGCGCAGGTCGACCAGATGTCCCGCAAGTTCGGCGCCTGGCTGCAGGGCAAGGGCCTGCAAAAAGGCGCGCGCGTGGCGATCATGCTGCCGAACGTGCTGCAGTATCCGGTGGCGATGGCCGGCATCCTGCGCGCCGGCTACACGGTGGTCAACGTCAATCCGCTGTACACGCCGCGCGAGCTGGAGCACCAGCTGAAGGATTCCGGCGCCGAGGCGATCATCGTGCTGGAAAACTTCGCCAACACGGTGCAGCAGGTGCTGCAGGATTCACCGGTACAGCACGTGATCGTGGCCACGATGGGCGACCTGCTCGGTGGCGTGAAGGGGGCGATCGTCAACCTGGTGGTGCGCCACGTGAAGAAAATGGTGCCGGCGTTCACGCTGCCGCGCGCCGTGTCGTTCAAGCAGGTGCTGGCCGAAGGTGGCCGCATGACGCTGCACCCGGCAAAGATCGGCCACGACGACATCGCCTTCCTGCAATACACGGGCGGTACCACCGGCGTGTCGAAGGGCGCCGTGCTGCTGCACCGGAACGTGGTCGCCAACGTGCTGCAGAACGAAGCCTGGCTGCACATGGCGCCGCAGCAGGAGCAGGTGGTGTTCGTCTGCGCGCTGCCGCTGTACCACATCTATTCGCTGACGATTTCCGCATTCATGGGCATGCGCCTGGGCGGCCTGAACGTGCTGGTGCCGAACCCGCGCGACATTCCCGGCTTCGTCAAGGAACTGGCCAAATACCGCGTCACCGTGTTCCCGGCCGTGAACACGCTGTACAACGCGCTGCTGAACAATCCCGATTTTTCCAGGCTGGATTTCTCCAGCTACAAGGTATGCAACGGTGGTGGCATGGCCGTGCAGCAGGCCGTGGCGGACAAGTGGCTGAAGCTGACCGGCACGCCGATCATCGAAGGCTACGGCCTGTCCGAAACGTCGCCGGTGGCCACCGCGAACCGGGTCGACATCAAGGAATTCACCGGCACGATCGGCTTGCCGATCCCGTCCACCGACGTGGCCATCCTCGATGACGACGGCAACCCTGTGCCGCTGGGTACCGCCGGCGAGATCGCCATCCGCGGCCCGCAGGTGATGGCCGGTTACTGGCAGCGGCCCGACGAAACGGCCAAGTCGATGACGGTGGACGGATTCTTCAAGACCGGCGACGTGGGCATCATGGACGAGCGGGGCTACACGAAGATCGTCGACCGCAAGAAGGACATGATCATCGTCTCCGGCTTCAACGTGTACCCGAACGAGGTCGAAGGCGTGGTGGCCGCGCACCCGGGCGTGCTCGAATGCGCGTGCATCGGCGTGCCGGACAAGAACTCGGGCGAGGCCGTGAAACTGTTCGTGGTGCGCAAGGACCCGAACCTGACGGCCGAAACATTGATGGAATTCTGCAAGCACGAGCTGACTGCCTACAAGAAGCCGAAGTACATCGAGTTCCGCGACGATTTGCCGAAGACGAACGTGGGCAAGATTTTGAGAAGGCAGTTGCGGGACGAGAAACGCGCGGCTTGA